A genomic window from Xyrauchen texanus isolate HMW12.3.18 chromosome 15, RBS_HiC_50CHRs, whole genome shotgun sequence includes:
- the LOC127656162 gene encoding nucleolar GTP-binding protein 2-like, whose protein sequence is MVEPKFKGESSINPSNSSSNPVKGAGGNNMRDRATIKRLNMCRQKQRCNNRGKVIKPLQYQNTVAPGTVARVEPNIKWFANTRIIKQSSLQKFQEEMNAVKKDPYRVVLRQSKLPMSLMHDRIKAHNSKVHILDIETFDITFGPKVQRKRPSLSVGELKEFAEQADVSAQSYSAEKDRDLVTVDSGLLHRDPMGTHSQSIETYLKKEKSWKHLIFVLNKCDPIPTWVTKRWVAVLSQEYPTLTFHASLTNSFGKGSLIQLLRQFGKVWQYITLMRRIFLIDCPGVVYPSEDIETDIVLKGVVQVEKIRNPEDHISAVLERAKAEYIQKTYRIPSWSSAEDFLEKLAFRTGKLLKGGEPDLPTVSKMVLNDWQRGCIPFFVKPPGGEMDEEVNGNCSYYLKIYYRSSHKLGRKRKALEVEEPAQPTKLKSKEKRRLESAQKVKKVGVRYYETHDVKNKNRKMPSDGKRAKRAKR, encoded by the exons ATGGTTGAGCCAAAATTCAAGGGGGAAAGCTCCATAAATCCCTCAAACTCCAGCAGCAATCCCG TTAAGGGAGCTGGAGGTAACAACATGAGGGACCGCGCCACCATCAAACGCTTGAATATGTGCAGACAGAAGCAGAGATG CAACAATCGAGGTAAGGTGATCAAGCCCCTGCAGTACCAGAACACAGTTGCTCCTGGGACTGTTGCCAGAGTTGAGCCCAACATCAAGTGGTTTG CCAATACCCGCATCATCAAGCAGTCATCCTTGCAAAAATTCCAGGAAGAGATGAATGCAGTAAAGAAAGATCCTTACAGAGTAGTGTTGAGACAGAGCAAGCTACCCATGTCATTGATGCATGACCGAATCAAAGCACAT aactCCAAGGTGCACATTCTGGACATCGAGACTTTTGACATCACGTTTGGGCCTAAGGTACAAAGAAAGAGACCCAGCTTGTCTGTGGGGGAGCTAAAGGAATTTGCTGAGCAGGCAGATGTCTCAGCTCAGAGCTACAGTGCTGAGAAAGACCGTGACCTGGTGACTGTGGACAGTGGA cttCTTCATCGGGACCCTATGGGCACCCATTCTCAGAGCATTGAGACCTACCTGAAGAAAGAGAAATCTTGGAAACACCTCATCTTTGTGCTTAATAAGTGTGACCCCATTCCCACTTGGGTCACG AAACGCTGGGTTGCTGTGCTGTCGCAGGAATACCCCACTCTGACATTTCACGCTAGCCTTACCAACTCCTTTGGCAAAGGTTCCCTTATCCAGCTCCTGCGGCAGTTTGGCAAG GTCTGGCAGTATATCACACTAATGAGGCGCATTTTCCTGATTGACTGCCCTGGCGTCGTCTACCCCTCCGAAGACATTGAGACTGACATTGTGCTGAAAGGAGTG GTTCAAGTGGAGAAGATCCGAAACCCAGAGGATCACATCAGTGCAGTGCTGGAGAGGGCAAAAGCAGAGTACATCCAGAAGACATACCGCATTCCGTCCTGGAGCTCTGCCGAGGACTTCCTGGAAAAGCTGGCCTTTCGCACCGGAAAACTGCTTAAG GGTGGAGAGCCAGACCTGCCCACTGTCTCTAAAATGGTTTTGAATGATTGGCAGAGGGGATGCATCCCCTTTTTCGTAAAGCCCCCTGGAGGCGAGATGGATGAAGAAGTAAATGGAAATTGCTCCTACTACCTCAAAATATATTACAGAAGTTCCCATAAA TTAGGCAGAAAGAGGAAAGCTTTGGAAGTTGAGGAGCCTGCGCAGCCTACCAAGCTCAAATCTAAAGAG AAAAGAAGACTGGAGAGTGCCCAGAAAGTGAAGAAAGTGGGCGTTCGCTATTATGAGACGCACGACGTCAAGAATAAGAACAGAAAAATGCCCTCAGATGGCAAGAGAGCCAAACGAGCCAAGCGATAA
- the LOC127655577 gene encoding axonemal dynein light intermediate polypeptide 1-like translates to MISQDSLLKYDYPVLVSKNTERKSPMSRPLKLIPQQMAVNGPVPPPPKPKCPPEDANKQQTEEILNAILPPKEWIEDSQLWVQTVSSAPCTRMEVINLHKELDQKLQKKQARETGICPVRRELYSQCFDELIRQVTINCAERGLLLLQVRDEICMTIAAYQTLYKSSVAFGMRKALQGEQGKSDLENKILELESEKRNLERQVNEQKAKCEAIEKREAERQETEDKKHAEEVQFLKRTNQQLKVQLEGIITLKNKD, encoded by the exons ATGATTTCTCAAGACTCCCTGTTGAAGTATGATTATCCAGTATTAGTGAGCAAGAATACAGAGAGGAAATCACCAATG AGTCGCCCTTTGAAACTGATTCCTCAACAGATGGCTGTCAACGGTCCAGTCCCTCCTCCACCCAAACCCAAGTGTCCCCCAGAAGATGCCAACAAGCAGCAAACTGAAGAGATCCTAAATGCTATCCTACCACCAAA GGAATGGATTGAGGACAGCCAGTTATGGGTGCAAACAGTCTCCAGTGCGCCATGCACACGAATGGAAGTTATTAACTTGCACAAAGAGCTGGATCAAAAACTTCAGAAGAAGCAGGCGCGAGAGACGGGCATTTGTCCAGTCCGTAGGGAGCTCTACTCTCAGTGCTTTG ATGAGTTAATCAGACAGGTTACCATTAACTGTGCTGAGAGGGGCCTTCTGCTGCTGCAAGTAAGGGATGAGATTTGCATGACCATCGCTGCCTATCAAACACTGTACAAGAGTAGCGTGGCTTTCGGCATGAGAAAAGCATTGCAGGGGGAGCAAGGAAAGTCTGACTTGGAGAACAAG ATTTTGGAGTTGGAGAGTGAGAAGCGGAATTTGGAGAGGCAGGTGAATGAGCAGAAGGCTAAATGTGAGGCCATCGAGAAACGGGAAGCAGAGCGGCAGGAAACTGAGGATAAGAAGCATGCTGAAGAAGTCCAGTTCCTCAAAAGAACCAATCAGCAGCTCAAG GTGCAGCTGGAGGGCATAATTACCCTGAAGAATAAAgactaa